AAGGAGGGCCTTAGCGGGCGGGCGGCAGGAGGACGGTGTCGAGCACGTAAAGAATGCCGTTGCCCGTGGTGATCGTGTTGCCCGGCTGGGTAAAGCCCGAGGTCGCCGCGTTGCCGATCCGGGTGCGCTGTTCACCGGTGGCGGCACCCTCACGCGAGAGCGTCAGCACGCCCGACTGAGCGGTCGTGAGCTGGTTGGCGCTCGCCAGCGCAGTGCCCGTCACGCGACCGGGAACCACGTGGTAGAGCAGCACCTGCCGCAGACGCGCCGGGTCGGCAGCGAGGGCGTTGAGATCACTCGGCGCGAGCTTGAGGAACGCGTCGTTGGTCGGCGCGAAGATCGTGAAGTCGCCACCGGAGAGCGTTTCCGTCAGCCCTGCCGCCTGGACCAGGCGGGCGAGCGTAGTGAAGCGGTCATCGCTGGCGATCAGGGCCGCCAGAGAAGTGTTGTTGCGCGAGGTGGTGGCGACGCTGGAGTTCGGTCCGGTCCCAGGCGTGTTGGAAGGCGTCACCGCCGGGGGCGTGGCTGTCGTGGCCGCTGTGGTGGTCGTCCCGGTTGCCGTGCCTGTGGCTGCGGTCCCCGTCGTGCCCGTGCCGGTCGTCCCCGTGGTCGCGGTGCCCGTGGTGCCGGTCGCGGTGGTCCCCGTCGCCGTGCCCGTGGCCGCGGTGCCAGTCGTTCCGGTGGTCGTGCTGGCGGCGCCCGCCGCAGGGGGCAGGAGCACGGTGTCGAGGACGTAGAGGACACCGTTGCCCGTGGTGATGTTGTTGCCGGGCTGCGTGAAGCCGGAGGTCGTCGCGTTGCCGATCCGGGTGCGCTGTTCACCGGTGGCGGCGCCTTCGCGCGAGATCGTCAGCACGCCCGACTGTGCGGTGGTGAGCTGGTTCGCGCTGGCGAGGGCGGTGCCGGTCACGCGGGTGGGGACCACGTGGTACAGCAGCACTTCCCGCAGGCGGGCCGGGTCGGCGGCGA
This DNA window, taken from Deinococcus planocerae, encodes the following:
- a CDS encoding fasciclin domain-containing protein, which produces STATTGTAATGTTGTAATGAATGSTEAGPAAASPTGAGTTATGTATTGATGATGTGTATTGTTATGTTTGTATTGTTGTAATGATTPPAATPSNTPGTGPNSSVATTSRNNTSLAALIASDDRFTTLARLVQAAGLTETLSSGDFTIFAPTNDAFLKLAPSDLNALAADPARLREVLLYHVVPTRVTGTALASANQLTTAQSGVLTISREGAATGEQRTRIGNATTSGFTQPGNNITTGNGVLYVLDTVLLPPAAGAASTTTGTTGTAATGTATGTTATGTTGTATTGTTGTGTTGTAATGTATGTTTTAATTATPPAVTPSNTPGTGPNSSVATTSRNNTSLAALIASDDRFTTLARLVQAAGLTETLSGGDFTIFAPTNDAFLKLAPSDLNALAADPARLRQVLLYHVVPGRVTGTALASANQLTTAQSGVLTLSREGAATGEQRTRIGNAATSGFTQPGNTITTGNGILYVLDTVLLPPAR